The window CGCTACATATCCCCGTCCTCGCATTGTTTTGGCTCGATACTTTCTTTGAATTGCATAAGTACCAACACGAGTGGGAGTAGCACGCTTACCACTAGAAATGCGAATTGAATAAATTCTTCTGCCATTTTGCCAAGCATACAAACGTTGGCTGGATAAATCAACTTCAATCCAACGACCTGACCTAACTCGACTTGACTTGGATGCAGCTGAAGTAGGAACAGACCAAGCAAACAAACTAGTGATAATTAACGCTAGACTGACCCAAAAAACACCAGAACGACGCAACCAACTAGAATTAATGATTGTTGCCATAATTTCACATCCTCTTAGGCATATAGATTACTCTATCAAGTTAGAAAAGCAAATTAAAATTAAGAAATTAAAACTTAAAAAATTGCAAAGCCAAAGGACTATAATTTTTTCACTTCCTTTGGCTTTGTTATTGTAAAGTTTGTAAATTTTTCTGAGTCAGACTTAAATATTAATTACAAATTTAAAAGAATTTTTCTTGGGTTTCCCTTAACGATGTACTATTACTGGCGTTCCCACAGAAGCCCATTGAAAAACTTTTTCTGCTTCAGAAACTCGTAAATTTACGCAACCATGACTAACTGGCGTACCAAAACGGTTATGCCAATAAGCTCCATGAATTGCATAGCCACCAGAAAAATACATAATATAAGGAACGTAAGGAACGTTGTAACCTGGCCCACGCATCCTACCAGATACGTGCTTGGTTTGGACTGTAAAAGTACCCGTAATTGTAGGAGTTGCAGACTTCCCACTAGAAATGGTTAAACTATAAACTTTATTCGAGCCTTCCCAAGCTGTCAGTTTTTGTTCCGAAAGATCGACTTCGATCCAGCGTTTTTCTGACTGTTGCAATGTAGCTATTCTTTCGGCAATAATGCTTTCTTGGTTTCGTCTAGTTTGGGCTAATGTAGCTGGTACTGACCAAGAAAATAATGCCGCCAAAGACAACGTTGTACCTAGCCAAAACCCGCTGCAACGACTTAAGGTACTAAACTTTTTATTCATATTTGCTACCTCATTTCACAAGAGGAAACCTCTTCATTTAGATTTCCCAGTTCTGAGGTATAACTACATTTTTAGTAGGTGAATTTCTGTAAATATCAGGGGAATGGGAAGGCAGAAGGCAGAAGGCAGAAGGCAGAAGGCAGAAGGCAGAAGGTAAGAAAGGTAAAAGGTAAAAATCTCCTTGTCCCCTTGTCTCCTTGTCCCCTTGTCCCCTTGTCCCCCCTGCACCCTTGCCCCCTTGTCCCCCTGCCCCGAATCCCTACTCGTGTACAACCACTGGTGTTCCCACTGTTGCCCATTTAAATAACCATTCGGCGTGATTTGGTGCTACGTTTACGCAACCATGACTGACTGGAGTGCCGAAACGATTGTGCCAGTATGCGCCATGAATGGCGTAGCCTCTGTGGAAGTACATTGTATGAGGTACATTAGGCACATCGTAACCTGGGCCTGTCATTCTGGTGGTGCGGTGTTTTGTTTGAACGGCGAAGGTTCCTAAAACGGTGGGGGTGGCAGTTTTGCCACTGGAAATAATCACTGCGTAAACTGGTTTTGTTCCTTCCCAGGCGACTAATCTTTGGTTGGAAAGGTCAATTTGAATCCAGCGTTGTTCGGTTTCTTGAAGTTCTAAGATTTTATTGGCAATTAGATCGGCTTGTGTAGTCCTCGCTGCTGAAGTGTTTGACCATGCGGGTTGTCCGGTGAAACTAATTAATGCGCTTACTAATAATGCGCCAAAATAACGTACCCAGATTGAAGAAAGAGTTTGATTCATTATTTTTACCTCTTAGGGTCGAGGATTTTACTTGATGTTAATGAAATTAATTGGATTAATCTTTAATTTGTTGCATTAATTTTTTAGCATTTCTGCTAATTCCTTGCCAATCTGCTTGAGTAATTAAATTTTGTGGAAATAAATCACCAGCGAGTCCTACGGCGATCGCTCCTGCTTGCAAAAATTCTTTGGCATTTTTTAAGGTTACTCCCCCTGTGGGAATTAAGGGAATATTTCCTAAAGGCCCTTGTAAATTACGGATATAATTTACTCCGCCTACGGCTTGAATGGGAAATACTTTGACACAACTGGCTCCGGCTTGCCAAGCGGTCACAATTTCTGTGGGCGAAAGTGCGCCAGGGATAATTGGAATGTTGGCTTTAACTGCTGCTTGAATTAAACTTAAATCGGTGTGGGGAGTAAAGAGAAATTCTGCGCCAGAGTCGATCGCCATTTCCATTTGTTCTAAATTTAACAAAGTCCCAGTACCAATTTGACAATCTGGTAATTCGTGACGCAAATAACTAATAGTTTTTTCTGGGCGATCGCTATTCCAAGTAATTTCTATCAGTTTCATGCCTCCTGCTGCTACGGCTTTTGCCATTTCGCAACCTTGTTGCCAACTGTGGGCGCGAATTACGGCGATCGCTCGTTCCTGCTCTAGCACTTTTAACCAAAATTGATTAGACATTTCCATTTATTTCGTTTAGAAAATTTTTGTATGTTATTATTTACTCATTATTTTTTTAATTCAATAATTTTAATCATAATTTTTTTTTAAATAAAAGCGTTTTTCATTTTAGCAGTTTGCCGCAGTAAAATAAATAAAGATTTGTTTCTGATTTCATAAATTCTAATTAAGTCTTTCTCCCCGATGACAGAGTTTTAAACAATGGGAATAGTTCGCTAGAAAGAGGTATCCAAAGAATATTTTTTCTAACATTCTCTTGTAGATAACTCAAGGAAGAAGATTATGGCTTTAGCTAAAATCGAGGATTTTTATCCTAATTACCGTGATGAACTATTCGATGGCGAAGATGTCAAAGGAATAGACGTTTACGCTGATGGAAGTGACGAAAAAATCGGTAGCATCAAAGATGTTCTAGTTGACGATCAGAGCGGTCGCTTCCGGTACTTTGTTGTAGATACAGGCTTTTGGGTATTTGGGAAGAAAGTGTTATTACCTGTGGGTCGATCGCGCATTGATGCTAATGCAGAACGCATTTATGCGATCGGACTGACAAAAGAGCAAGTTGAGCAATTACCCGAATTTGATGAGCTTGAAAAAGTCGATTACGACTACGAAGATCGGGTAAGAGGAGTTTATCATCCTCAAGCTACTCCACAACCAAGAGTTGCAGCTAATCAAGCTAATACCTACGACTATGAACAACAGCCAAGTTTGTACGGTATTAACGAAAATAATCATCAAAAATTGAGATTGTACGAAGAACGCTTAGTTGCTAATAAAATGCGCCGTAAAGCAGGTGAAGTAGCAATTGGTAAGCACGTTGAAACTGAAACTGCGAGAGTTTCCGTTCCTGTGGAAAAAGAACGAGTAATCATTGAACGGACTACTCCTGTAGATGCGGGAACTGTCAGCAATACTAACAAATTAGACTTTCAAGAAGGCGAAATTGCTCGCATGGAAGTTTACGAAGAAGTGCCAGAAATTCGGAAAGAAGCATTCGTTCGAGAAGAAGTTTCTGTGAGGAAAGAAGTAACGCGGGAAAACGTAAGTAGTGAAGAAACCCTGCGTCGTGAAGAATTAGATATCGACAATCAAGGCAATTTGAGAAAAGAAGATACTCGTCGCCAACCATAAAGTTTGGAGTGAAAAAATTACCCTTTATTGGGGTAATCTAAAACAAATACAGCTTACGCTAGGACATTTTATGTCAAACACTAGAGTAAGCTGTATTGTCATGTATTAAAAATATTATCTACCTTAATAAACAAGCGATGTTTTATTAATTACATCTCTAGAGAGAGGTAATTAACTATTTAGATTTCTTAGGATTATAAAAGATAAATAAACTTGAAAAATTGGAG is drawn from Phormidium ambiguum IAM M-71 and contains these coding sequences:
- a CDS encoding bifunctional 4-hydroxy-2-oxoglutarate aldolase/2-dehydro-3-deoxy-phosphogluconate aldolase encodes the protein MSNQFWLKVLEQERAIAVIRAHSWQQGCEMAKAVAAGGMKLIEITWNSDRPEKTISYLRHELPDCQIGTGTLLNLEQMEMAIDSGAEFLFTPHTDLSLIQAAVKANIPIIPGALSPTEIVTAWQAGASCVKVFPIQAVGGVNYIRNLQGPLGNIPLIPTGGVTLKNAKEFLQAGAIAVGLAGDLFPQNLITQADWQGISRNAKKLMQQIKD
- a CDS encoding DUF2382 domain-containing protein translates to MALAKIEDFYPNYRDELFDGEDVKGIDVYADGSDEKIGSIKDVLVDDQSGRFRYFVVDTGFWVFGKKVLLPVGRSRIDANAERIYAIGLTKEQVEQLPEFDELEKVDYDYEDRVRGVYHPQATPQPRVAANQANTYDYEQQPSLYGINENNHQKLRLYEERLVANKMRRKAGEVAIGKHVETETARVSVPVEKERVIIERTTPVDAGTVSNTNKLDFQEGEIARMEVYEEVPEIRKEAFVREEVSVRKEVTRENVSSEETLRREELDIDNQGNLRKEDTRRQP
- a CDS encoding L,D-transpeptidase, which produces MNKKFSTLSRCSGFWLGTTLSLAALFSWSVPATLAQTRRNQESIIAERIATLQQSEKRWIEVDLSEQKLTAWEGSNKVYSLTISSGKSATPTITGTFTVQTKHVSGRMRGPGYNVPYVPYIMYFSGGYAIHGAYWHNRFGTPVSHGCVNLRVSEAEKVFQWASVGTPVIVHR
- a CDS encoding L,D-transpeptidase — translated: MNQTLSSIWVRYFGALLVSALISFTGQPAWSNTSAARTTQADLIANKILELQETEQRWIQIDLSNQRLVAWEGTKPVYAVIISSGKTATPTVLGTFAVQTKHRTTRMTGPGYDVPNVPHTMYFHRGYAIHGAYWHNRFGTPVSHGCVNVAPNHAEWLFKWATVGTPVVVHE
- a CDS encoding L,D-transpeptidase — protein: MATIINSSWLRRSGVFWVSLALIITSLFAWSVPTSAASKSSRVRSGRWIEVDLSSQRLYAWQNGRRIYSIRISSGKRATPTRVGTYAIQRKYRAKTMRGRGYVAPNVPYTMFYSGGYAIHGAYWHNRFGTPVSHGCINLPVSQARKLYSWAGPGTRVVIRR